A segment of the Streptomyces sp. Tu 2975 genome:
ATGGTCGCCGACTTCCTGCTGACGGAGGTGCTCGCCTCCCAGACCGAGGAAGTGCAGGACCTGCTGCTGAGGAGCAGCATTCTCGGCCAGATCCACCCGGACCTGGCGAACGCTCTCACCGGCCGGGACGACGCCATGCCGATCCTGGCGCAGTTGGAGCGTGCGAACGCCTTCCTGCGGCCCATCGGACACTCCTGGTACCGGTTGCACCCGCTGTTCGCCGAAATACTGCGCGTGCATCTGCGTGCCCGCCATCCCCGCCTGGAGCCCGAGTTGCACAGGACAGCGGCACGCTGGCTGTGTGATGCCGGGCTCCTCACGGAAGCACTGCCGCATGCCGCCGACGCCGGCGACTGGGAGTTCGCGGCATCGCAGCTGGTCGACCAGCTGGCGATCGGGAGGCTGTTCACCGGACTCGAGGCCGACCGTCTCACCGAGCTCTTCGCCGCCATGGCACCGGATACCACGGGTCCCGCGGCGGACCTGGTTCGTGCTGCCCGGGCGCTCGGCGAGTACGACGCCGAGAGGGGACTCCGGCATCTCCGCCGTGCCGAGGAGCACCTTGACGGGGCCCACCCGAGCCCCGCAGCACGGCTGAGCTGTGCGGTACTGCGCGTCCTCGCCGGCCGGGTCACCGGCTCCGTCGACATGGCGGAAGCCGCTGCCAGGGACGCCCAGGACGTGGAGCAGGGGTTCCCGGCGGCATGCCTGGACGAGCACCCCGAGCTGCGTGCTCTGCTGCTCACCGGTCTCGGGTCCGCCCAGCTGTGGGCGGGCCGCTTCGACGCCGCCCGGTCGGCACTCACCGCCGCCGTGCAGGTGCCGGGCGGGGCCGCCACGGCGCTGCCCCGGCACGAGTCCCTGAGCAGGCTGGCGCTGATCGACTTCCTGGACGGCCGGCCGTCCAGGGCCGAGGCGCACGCGCGGGCGGCCATCGCGGAGGCGGAGCGTTCGGGCCTTCTGCCCGCCTCCCGTACCGGAATGGGACAGCTGGTGCTGGCTGCCGTCGCCATCGACCGCGACGCCCTCGACGCCGCGCGGCACCACCTCGATGAGGCGACCGTCTCGTCCGCCGCGCTTCCCGATCCGATCGTCACCGCGGAACTGGGAATCGTTCGCTCACGCATGCTGCTGGCAAAGGGCCGGCCCGGAGCGGCGCTGAACGCCCTCGACGCCGCCCTACGGCCCCCGCACCCCGCGCAGGCGTCCCCGTGGGTGGAGGACCGGGTGGCCCTCGCGGCGTCCCACGCTCTTCTGGCCCAGGGGCGCTCGCAGGAGGCGGTCGAGGCTCTGGCACACCGGGAGACCGACCGCCCGGATCATGCGGTGGCGTCCGCCCGTGCCCGGCTGGCGGCGGGCGACACCGAGAGTGCCGTGGAGATTCTGGACGCGCTCGCCGGCGGCCACCACAACCGCGACGCGCCGGCCGTCGCCGTACGAGTCCTGCTGGCGCAGGCTCAAGCCGCCGACACACTCGACGACGCGCCCGCTGCTCGTCAGCGTGTCGCCCGTGCCCTCGCCACCGCCCGGCCCGAGAGCCTGAGACGGCCGTTCCTGGAGGCCGGGCCCTGGCTGCGCCGCCTGCTGCACGACGAGCCCTCGCTGACGCTGACCCACGACTGGCTTCCGGACGAACTGCTTCCCGAGCGGTCGACGGTGGAGCGGGGCGAGCCGGTCCCCTCACCCGTCATCGAGCATCTCAGCGACCGCGAGCAGGAGGTTCTGGGACTGCTGGCACAGATGATGTCGACCGACGAGATCGCCGACGATCTCCATCTGTCCGTCAACACCGTCAAGACCCATCTGAAGAGCGTCTACCGCAAACTCGCCACGACCAGGCGCCGTGACGCGGTGCGCCGGGCACGCGAACTGCGTCTCCTGTGACCCGTCCCGCGCGATGGCCACCGGCGGGGTCACCTGGACCGGGTGATGACCTGCCCGGACGGACCACGCATCATGGGTACGAACGATCACGAGCCACCTGTACGGCTGTGAGAGAAGCGTGGTCATGCACTACGAGATCCGCGTCGACGGGCACATGTCGCAGACGCTGGCGGAAGCGTTCCCCGAACTGGAGACCTTCGTCGTGCCTCACCAGACGGTCCTGGTCGGCCCCGTCACCGACGAAGCGCACCTGTACGGGCTGCTCGCGCGCCTGCAGGCCCTGGGCCTGCATGTGGCCGAGATGCGCCGCCTGCCGAGCTGAGCCCGCACGGCCCGGTCCCGTCCCTCCGGCGGCCGGGCACACTACAGCTGCCCTGCCGCACCTTGTCCGCCCCGTCCCCGGCGATATGTGCCCGGCGCCGGAATCACCCCGTGCGGGTGAGGCCGCCACGGTCGCTCGGGGTGAACCTGTGAGGGTGCAAGGGAGCCCGTTGCCCGACGTGCCGTGGCACGCGTCGTGACCTCCTCGGCGGCGCGCAACGTGCCGGAAGGGGACGCCGGCGCAGGAGCCACCTGATTGAGAGGCATCCCATGGCTCGGAGCAGAACAGACGATCAGCAGCCGCATACGCCGTTCCATTCCCGCCCCGCTGTCCGCCGCCTCGCACCGTTCGTTCTGATCACCGCGATCGCGCTGGTCTTCATCTTCGAGAACCGCGAGAGCGTGAAGATCCGACTGCTGATCCCCGAGGTGACCATGCCGCTGTGGGGCGCCCTGTTGATTGCCTGGGCCCTCGGCATTCTGGCTGCCGTGATCATGCTGCGTCGACGCACGGACCGGCACCCACCACGACAGAAGTAACGGCGAGGCGCGGACGTTCGGCCCCCTCGGCCCAGGGGACGAGGCGGTGGCCTCCCATCTGACGGGCGGGGCACCCGCCGGGGCCCGGCCGACAGCTACCCCGCGCCTCTGCCCGGCCTCGGGGCGCGGTCCGAAGCCGGCCATACGTACGGCAGATCGTCCGGGACCCCCGGAAAGCGGCCGGCGTAGTAGTCCGGATCCTTACGAAGCAGCGCCGACTGATGGCTGCGGTGGAACTCCGAGGTGCCGAGCCACGGCGGGAGATCGCCGTCGGCCCCGAGCTGGGCCTGGGTACGCGGCATCACGTTCGGCGTCCATGCGTGGAAGTCGTGCACGAGCGTGACCGCACAGGTGTCGGCGCGGCCCTCGGCCGTCCAGACCTGGCAGACGTCCAACCCGTACCGGACCAGTGCCTCCTCGTATCCCGCCCACATGCGGACTGCCGGATGG
Coding sequences within it:
- a CDS encoding LuxR C-terminal-related transcriptional regulator, which encodes MEHPLTLVGGPAGAGKTLLVADWIAVSPCSWPVVWLTVEAEDNAPGIFWAYVLGAFRHHGPALPADIGSPARPGEVDHGVLARLAAHLSGRSEPVVLVLDEFERVCTPGIAEGLEFVLRHAGDGLRLVMISRTEPLVPLHRYRAAGEITDIRGADLAFRPQEAAVLVDRHGMSLAADGVQALTDRTGGWAAGLRLCVLAAQQAEDPQAFLKEFEAGQSMVADFLLTEVLASQTEEVQDLLLRSSILGQIHPDLANALTGRDDAMPILAQLERANAFLRPIGHSWYRLHPLFAEILRVHLRARHPRLEPELHRTAARWLCDAGLLTEALPHAADAGDWEFAASQLVDQLAIGRLFTGLEADRLTELFAAMAPDTTGPAADLVRAARALGEYDAERGLRHLRRAEEHLDGAHPSPAARLSCAVLRVLAGRVTGSVDMAEAAARDAQDVEQGFPAACLDEHPELRALLLTGLGSAQLWAGRFDAARSALTAAVQVPGGAATALPRHESLSRLALIDFLDGRPSRAEAHARAAIAEAERSGLLPASRTGMGQLVLAAVAIDRDALDAARHHLDEATVSSAALPDPIVTAELGIVRSRMLLAKGRPGAALNALDAALRPPHPAQASPWVEDRVALAASHALLAQGRSQEAVEALAHRETDRPDHAVASARARLAAGDTESAVEILDALAGGHHNRDAPAVAVRVLLAQAQAADTLDDAPAARQRVARALATARPESLRRPFLEAGPWLRRLLHDEPSLTLTHDWLPDELLPERSTVERGEPVPSPVIEHLSDREQEVLGLLAQMMSTDEIADDLHLSVNTVKTHLKSVYRKLATTRRRDAVRRARELRLL
- a CDS encoding MSMEG_6728 family protein, with translation MQTFLPFSDFARSAAVLDPRRLGKQRVEALQVLRGLTVSGYGWRNHPAVRMWAGYEEALVRYGLDVCQVWTAEGRADTCAVTLVHDFHAWTPNVMPRTQAQLGADGDLPPWLGTSEFHRSHQSALLRKDPDYYAGRFPGVPDDLPYVWPASDRAPRPGRGAG